The Astatotilapia calliptera chromosome 17, fAstCal1.2, whole genome shotgun sequence genome has a segment encoding these proteins:
- the gpr85 gene encoding putative G protein-coupled receptor 85 encodes MIPPPSMANYSHAGDHNILQNVSPLTTFLKLTSLGFIIGVGVVGNLLISILLVKDKSLHRAPYYFLLDLCASDILRSAICFPFVFTSVKNGSAWTYGTLTCKVIAFLGVLSCFHTAFMLFCVSVTRYLAIAHHRFYTKRLTFWTCLAVICMVWTLSVAMAFPPVLDVGTYSFIREEDQCTFQHRSFRANDSLGFMLLLALILLATQLVYLKLIFFVHDRRKMKPVQFVPAVSQNWTFHGPGASGQAAANWLAGFGRGPTPPTLLGIRQNSNAAGRRRLLVLDEFKTEKRISRMFYIMTFFFLALWGPYLVACYWRVFARGPVVPGGYLTAAVWMSFAQAGVNPFICIFSNRELRRCFSTTLLYCRKSRLPREPYCVI; translated from the coding sequence ATGATCCCTCCTCCATCTATGGCGAACTATAGCCATGCAGGGGACCACAACATCTTGCAGAATGTCTCTCCTCTCACCACGTTCCTCAAACTGACCTCTCTGGGTTTTATCATTGGAGTCGGTGTGGTCGGAAACCTCCTGATCTCCATCCTGCTGGTCAAAGACAAGAGCCTGCACCGAGCGCCCTACTATTTCCTGTTGGACCTGTGCGCCTCTGACATCCTGCGCTCCGCCATCTGCTTCCCTTTTGTCTTCACCTCAGTCAAGAATGGGTCTGCCTGGACCTACGGCACGTTGACCTGCAAAGTGATCGCCTTCCTGGGTGTGCTCTCCTGTTTCCACACGGCTTTCATGCTGTTCTGTGTCAGTGTCACCCGTTACCTGGCCATCGCGCACCACCGTTTCTACACCAAGAGGCTGACTTTCTGGACGTGTTTGGCTGTCATCTGCATGGTGTGGACGTTGTCTGTGGCTATGGCGTTCCCTCCGGTGCTAGATGTAGGGACGTACTCTTTTATCCGGGAGGAGGACCAGTGCACATTCCAGCACCGTTCCTTCAGGGCAAATGATTCGCTGGGCTTCATGCTTCTGCTGGCGCTCATCCTCCTGGCCACACAACTGGTTTACCTCAAGCTCATCTTTTTCGTCCACGACCGTCGAAAGATGAAGCCCGTCCAGTTCGTGCCTGCCGTCAGCCAGAACTGGACCTTCCACGGCCCAGGTGCCAGCGGGCAAGCGGCAGCTAATTGGCTGGCTGGATTTGGAAGAGGCCCCACCCCACCTACTTTGCTGGGCATCCGGCAGAACAGCAATGCAGCGGGCCGCAGGCGTCTACTGGTATTGGATGAATTCAAAACCGAGAAGAGGATTAGTAGGATGTTCTACATCATGACGTTTTTCTTCCTGGCACTGTGGGGGCCCTACCTGGTTGCCTGCTACTGGCGGGTGTTTGCAAGGGGCCCCGTTGTCCCTGGAGGCTACCTGACAGCAGCCGTGTGGATGAGCTTTGCCCAGGCTGGGGTCAATCCTTTCATCTGCATCTTCTCTAACAGAGAGCTTCGGCGTTGCTTCAGCACCACACTCCTCTACTGCAGAAAATCCAGGTTACCAAGGGAACCCTACTGTGTTatatga